A DNA window from Actinokineospora baliensis contains the following coding sequences:
- a CDS encoding anti-sigma factor, producing the protein MTADIHALTGAYALDAIPEIERAAFERHLAVCEACAQEVRELQATAARVGDAVSEVPPPELKARVLARVAQVRQLPPLEHHADGPRRSRPAWALRLTGIAAAALLVVSVALGVALVRNQDQLDDQKSQTTAMVELLSADDARFVSGSTTTGLNGTVVVSRAQGKVMLLAANMPPAPAGKTYQAWLMRDNGDPRSVGLMTPDSTGRASIVDSAGIGAANQVGVSIEAAGGSDTPHGEVVMTMALPV; encoded by the coding sequence ATGACCGCTGACATCCACGCGCTGACCGGCGCCTACGCGCTCGACGCGATCCCGGAGATCGAGCGCGCCGCCTTCGAGCGGCACCTCGCCGTCTGCGAGGCGTGCGCCCAGGAGGTGCGCGAACTGCAGGCCACCGCCGCTCGCGTCGGGGACGCGGTGTCGGAGGTGCCACCGCCGGAGCTCAAGGCGCGGGTGCTCGCCCGGGTCGCGCAGGTCCGGCAACTGCCGCCGCTGGAGCACCACGCGGACGGCCCCAGGCGCTCCCGGCCGGCGTGGGCGTTGCGGCTGACCGGGATCGCGGCCGCCGCGCTGCTGGTCGTGTCCGTGGCCCTCGGTGTCGCCCTGGTGCGCAACCAGGACCAGCTCGACGACCAGAAGTCGCAGACCACGGCCATGGTGGAGCTGCTGTCGGCCGACGACGCGCGGTTCGTCAGCGGGTCGACGACCACCGGGCTCAACGGCACCGTCGTCGTGTCCCGCGCGCAGGGCAAGGTCATGCTGCTGGCGGCCAACATGCCGCCCGCCCCCGCGGGCAAGACCTACCAGGCGTGGCTGATGCGCGACAACGGTGACCCGCGCTCGGTTGGCCTGATGACCCCGGACAGCACCGGCCGGGCGTCCATCGTGGACAGCGCAGGGATCGGGGCGGCCAACCAGGTCGGCGTCAGCATCGAGGCCGCTGGCGGGTCCGACACCCCGCACGGCGAGGTCGTCATGACGATGGCGCTGCCGGTCTAG
- a CDS encoding cystathionine gamma-lyase, giving the protein MNAPLGDGTRCVHAGQVPSAPGAAVPPQPVLAAQYHLSDDPTDDFYGRAGNPTWRALESAIGELDGGTCLVYASGMAAVSSVLRVLLKPGDTVVLPSDGYYLARSYVREHMNGLVVREVPTAGEWTADTVAGARLVLLETPSNPGLDVCDIAAIAGLAHAAGALVAVDNTTVTPLGQRPLELGADITLASDTKALAGHSDIVLGHVTTADPDLAARLRSERTASGAVPGPFEVWLAHRGLGTLDLRLARQAENAAALYEALREHPGVRSVRWPGSPLDPAHPVASRQMRRFGGVVTFELESAAAVAGFLAASRLVSSATSFGGLHSSADRRARWGDPVPEGLVRFSCGCEDTRDLVADVLTALGA; this is encoded by the coding sequence GTGAACGCGCCCCTCGGGGACGGGACCCGCTGCGTGCACGCGGGACAGGTCCCCTCCGCGCCCGGCGCGGCCGTCCCGCCGCAGCCGGTGCTGGCCGCGCAGTACCACCTGTCCGACGACCCCACCGACGACTTCTACGGCCGCGCGGGCAATCCGACGTGGCGGGCCCTGGAGTCGGCCATCGGTGAGCTCGACGGCGGGACGTGCCTGGTCTACGCCTCCGGCATGGCCGCGGTGTCGTCGGTGCTGAGGGTGCTGCTCAAGCCCGGTGACACGGTGGTCCTGCCGTCCGACGGCTACTACCTGGCGCGTTCCTACGTGCGCGAGCACATGAACGGCTTGGTGGTGCGGGAAGTCCCGACGGCGGGGGAGTGGACCGCGGACACGGTCGCGGGCGCACGCCTGGTGCTGCTGGAAACCCCGTCCAACCCCGGCCTCGACGTGTGCGACATCGCCGCGATCGCCGGGCTGGCGCACGCGGCGGGCGCGCTGGTCGCCGTCGACAACACCACGGTGACCCCGTTGGGGCAGCGGCCGTTGGAGCTGGGCGCGGACATCACCCTCGCCAGCGACACCAAGGCACTGGCCGGGCACAGCGACATCGTCCTCGGCCACGTCACCACCGCCGACCCGGACCTGGCCGCCCGGCTGCGGTCCGAGCGCACGGCGAGCGGGGCGGTGCCGGGGCCGTTCGAGGTGTGGTTGGCCCACCGCGGCTTGGGCACACTTGACCTGAGGTTGGCCCGCCAGGCGGAGAACGCGGCCGCGCTGTACGAGGCTCTGCGGGAGCACCCGGGGGTCCGGTCGGTGCGGTGGCCTGGTTCCCCGCTCGACCCGGCGCACCCGGTGGCCTCGCGGCAGATGCGCCGCTTCGGCGGGGTGGTCACCTTCGAGCTCGAGTCGGCGGCGGCCGTGGCGGGGTTCCTGGCCGCGTCCCGGTTGGTGTCCTCGGCGACCAGCTTCGGCGGCCTGCACTCCAGCGCCGACCGCCGGGCCCGCTGGGGCGACCCGGTCCCCGAGGGCCTGGTGCGCTTCTCCTGCGGCTGTGAGGACACCCGCGACCTCGTCGCCGATGTCCTCACAGCCCTGGGCGCCTAG
- a CDS encoding NAD(P)H-dependent glycerol-3-phosphate dehydrogenase: MAGKITVMGAGSWGTTFAKVLADAGTEVVLWARRRDVAEGIAATRQNRDYLPGVVLPDPLTSTSDPRAALEGAGTVVLAVPSQTLRHNLTAWRALLPRGATLVSLAKGVELGTLKRMSEVVVDVAGVPQDQVAVVSGPNLAKEIAEEQPTATVIACRDHDRAVALQQACTTGYFRPYTITDVIGCELGGACKNVIALSCGMADGLGFGANTLATLMTRGLAETSRLGAALGADPMTFAGLAGLGDLVASCSSPLSRNRTFGARLGRGETMAQAQAAVGGQVAEGVKSCSSIRELALRHGVEMPITEVVHRVCHDGFDPNEMAGQLIGRKTRPER; encoded by the coding sequence ATGGCTGGCAAGATCACGGTCATGGGCGCGGGGTCGTGGGGGACCACCTTCGCCAAGGTGCTGGCCGACGCGGGGACCGAGGTGGTCCTGTGGGCGCGGCGGCGCGACGTCGCCGAGGGCATCGCGGCGACCAGGCAGAACCGGGACTACCTGCCCGGGGTCGTACTGCCGGACCCGTTGACGTCCACTTCGGACCCGAGGGCGGCGCTCGAGGGCGCGGGCACGGTGGTGCTCGCGGTGCCCAGCCAGACCCTGCGGCACAACCTCACCGCCTGGCGGGCGCTGCTGCCGCGGGGGGCGACGCTGGTGAGCCTGGCCAAGGGGGTGGAGCTGGGCACGCTCAAGAGGATGAGCGAGGTCGTGGTCGACGTGGCGGGTGTGCCGCAGGACCAGGTCGCGGTGGTGTCGGGGCCGAACCTGGCCAAGGAGATCGCCGAGGAACAGCCCACGGCCACGGTCATCGCCTGCCGCGACCACGACCGCGCGGTGGCGCTGCAACAGGCCTGCACCACCGGCTACTTCCGGCCGTACACGATCACCGACGTCATCGGCTGCGAGCTCGGCGGCGCCTGCAAGAACGTCATCGCCCTGTCCTGCGGTATGGCCGACGGGCTCGGCTTCGGCGCCAACACCCTGGCCACGCTGATGACCCGCGGCCTCGCGGAGACCAGCAGGCTCGGCGCCGCGCTCGGCGCGGACCCGATGACCTTCGCGGGCCTCGCCGGTCTCGGCGACCTGGTGGCCTCGTGCTCCTCGCCGCTGTCGCGCAACCGGACCTTCGGCGCGCGGCTCGGTCGCGGCGAGACGATGGCGCAGGCGCAGGCGGCGGTGGGCGGCCAGGTCGCCGAGGGCGTGAAGTCGTGCTCGTCGATCCGGGAACTGGCGCTGCGGCACGGGGTGGAGATGCCGATCACCGAGGTGGTGCACCGGGTCTGCCACGACGGGTTCGACCCGAACGAGATGGCCGGTCAGCTGATCGGCCGCAAGACCAGGCCGGAGCGGTGA